In Herbinix luporum, a single window of DNA contains:
- a CDS encoding S8 family peptidase, whose product MTIIDRDRIIGEDFFDLIIEYRTYTGLIELFGEEALHRIDEIYAVLHVPVEQFFAEISNVRYAEIPLLFGLTDVTSLDASRVLDLRQTPAFNLRGEGVIIAIIDTGIDYTNPVFIRPDGTSKILSIWDQTINTGPTYQEANFGTIYSREQINQALASDDPLSIVPSMDENGHGTMLAGIAAGNDVEEENFYGVAPDADLIIVKLREAKQITRRFFRVPNNVTCFQENHIMWALNYCNQEARRLNRPLVICFGIGSSQGGHTGRSPLSVVLNIVADLPDTVVVTSAGNEGNLGRHYYGVIDPTIGSNTVELNVSENDKQFAMELWGNPPGIYSIDVLSPSGEYIPRIPASIRVGRVISFIFEQTTLYVDYSTIESQTGDQLILIRFDNASAGIWRFNVYGHGDLATGFHIWLPMGNFISENTYFIQPNIFTTVLSPGTTTYPITVTSYNPVNNNLYVNAGRGYTRNNTIKPEIAAPGVNYLAPSLNHTFQAFTGTSVSAAHTAGVVALILEWGTVRGNEPGMDSNVLKNHLIRGARRSTNLTYPNRDWGYGILDVFKVFENMRADLGF is encoded by the coding sequence TTTTGATTTGATTATCGAATATAGGACATATACAGGCCTAATAGAACTTTTTGGAGAAGAGGCTTTACATAGAATAGATGAAATATATGCGGTACTTCATGTTCCCGTTGAGCAATTTTTTGCAGAAATTTCAAATGTAAGGTATGCCGAAATTCCATTATTGTTTGGACTTACAGATGTAACCAGTCTTGATGCATCAAGAGTATTGGATCTTAGGCAAACACCAGCTTTTAACCTAAGGGGAGAAGGAGTAATTATAGCTATTATTGATACTGGAATTGATTATACTAATCCTGTATTTATCAGACCGGACGGTACATCTAAAATTCTTTCTATCTGGGATCAAACAATCAATACCGGCCCCACTTACCAAGAGGCTAACTTTGGCACCATATATAGCAGGGAGCAGATAAACCAGGCACTTGCATCAGATGATCCTCTTTCAATTGTTCCCAGTATGGATGAAAATGGCCATGGAACCATGCTGGCCGGAATCGCTGCCGGTAATGATGTGGAGGAAGAAAATTTTTATGGAGTGGCCCCTGATGCTGATTTAATTATAGTTAAGCTTAGGGAAGCAAAACAAATTACCAGAAGGTTCTTTAGAGTTCCTAATAATGTAACATGTTTTCAAGAAAATCATATAATGTGGGCATTGAATTATTGCAATCAAGAGGCAAGAAGGTTAAACAGACCCTTAGTAATTTGCTTTGGAATAGGCAGCTCCCAAGGAGGACATACAGGGAGATCACCATTAAGTGTGGTTTTAAATATTGTCGCTGACCTTCCTGATACGGTGGTTGTAACTTCAGCAGGAAATGAAGGTAATCTGGGAAGGCATTATTATGGAGTAATTGATCCCACCATAGGGAGCAATACAGTTGAACTTAATGTTAGCGAAAACGATAAACAATTTGCTATGGAATTATGGGGAAATCCACCGGGTATATATTCCATTGATGTTTTGTCTCCTTCCGGTGAGTATATTCCCAGAATTCCGGCAAGCATAAGAGTAGGCCGGGTAATTTCATTTATTTTTGAACAAACCACTCTATATGTTGATTATAGCACGATAGAATCCCAGACAGGAGACCAGCTAATACTTATTCGTTTTGATAATGCTTCAGCTGGTATATGGAGATTTAATGTTTATGGCCACGGAGATTTGGCTACAGGTTTTCATATATGGCTTCCCATGGGAAATTTTATTTCAGAAAACACTTACTTTATACAGCCAAATATATTTACCACAGTACTGTCTCCCGGTACAACTACTTATCCCATAACCGTTACATCATATAATCCTGTTAACAATAATTTGTATGTAAATGCCGGCAGAGGTTACACCAGGAACAATACTATTAAACCTGAAATAGCAGCTCCCGGTGTCAATTATCTTGCCCCTAGTCTAAACCATACCTTTCAAGCATTTACCGGAACCTCTGTCTCGGCCGCCCATACAGCTGGTGTTGTAGCCTTGATTTTAGAATGGGGAACTGTTAGAGGCAATGAACCGGGTATGGATTCTAATGTACTTAAGAATCATTTAATTCGGGGAGCCAGAAGAAGTACCAATCTAACCTATCCCAATAGAGATTGGGGCTATGGGATTTTAGATGTATTTAAAGTTTTTGAAAATATGAGGGCAGACTTAGGTTTCTAA
- the spoVT gene encoding stage V sporulation protein T — protein sequence MKATGIVRRIDDLGRVVVPKEIRRTLRIREGDPLEIFTDREGEIILKKYSPIGELGQFAKQYADSLNQTTGYIVAITDKDQFIAVAGSIKKDLLGKGISRELEELINERETAIASNEEKNFLKITNDDDTEFTYQVICPIISEGDAIGSVIILTRDEKVKFGDTEIKLASTAAAFLGRQMEQ from the coding sequence ATGAAAGCTACAGGTATTGTAAGAAGAATAGATGATTTAGGTCGTGTTGTTGTACCTAAGGAAATTAGACGCACCTTAAGAATTAGAGAAGGTGATCCCTTGGAAATATTTACAGACAGGGAAGGAGAGATTATTCTAAAAAAATACTCACCCATCGGAGAGCTTGGGCAATTTGCAAAACAATATGCGGATTCATTAAACCAAACCACCGGATATATAGTTGCAATTACTGATAAAGATCAATTTATTGCCGTTGCAGGTTCTATAAAAAAAGATTTACTAGGAAAAGGTATTAGCCGTGAATTAGAGGAATTAATTAATGAAAGAGAGACTGCTATTGCTTCTAATGAAGAAAAAAACTTTTTAAAGATAACTAATGATGATGACACTGAATTTACCTATCAAGTAATATGTCCAATAATCAGTGAAGGAGATGCAATCGGTTCTGTTATTATTCTTACAAGAGATGAAAAGGTTAAATTTGGGGATACGGAAATAAAATTGGCAAGTACTGCAGCAGCATTTTTAGGCAGGCAGATGGAGCAATAA
- the mazG gene encoding nucleoside triphosphate pyrophosphohydrolase, translated as MDKTYSFNEFMDIIRKLRSKEGCPWDREQTHESLRQCLIEEAYEVIEAINNQDSKNLCEELGDLLLQVAMHSVIAEETGEFTVEDVISEESRKMIRRHPHVFGNLTADSTKEVLKNWEDIKALEKSHVNNPEQDIKSVPKALPALIRARKVQEKAVKYGLDPGSPDKALDDITKGLDILRKAIEIGEKSRINNDFGNLLFQMIKLSVVLQINAENSLTNAINQFINRFIDVLYPQEGNGHNLCAVTPHKQEALWWEKN; from the coding sequence ATGGACAAGACCTATAGTTTTAATGAGTTTATGGATATTATTAGGAAATTAAGAAGTAAGGAGGGCTGTCCTTGGGATAGGGAGCAAACCCATGAAAGCTTAAGGCAGTGTTTAATAGAAGAAGCATATGAAGTAATTGAAGCAATTAATAATCAAGATAGTAAAAATTTATGTGAAGAGCTGGGAGATTTACTTCTTCAAGTGGCAATGCATAGTGTTATTGCTGAGGAAACTGGAGAATTTACTGTTGAAGATGTAATTTCTGAAGAAAGCAGGAAGATGATTAGACGTCATCCCCATGTGTTTGGGAATCTTACTGCAGATAGCACAAAGGAAGTATTAAAAAACTGGGAAGATATTAAAGCTTTGGAAAAAAGTCATGTTAATAATCCAGAACAAGATATAAAATCAGTTCCAAAAGCACTTCCTGCCCTTATACGAGCAAGAAAAGTTCAGGAAAAAGCTGTAAAGTACGGACTAGATCCGGGAAGTCCTGATAAAGCTTTAGATGATATTACAAAGGGGCTTGATATCCTAAGAAAAGCTATAGAAATAGGGGAAAAATCCCGTATAAATAATGATTTTGGTAACTTGTTATTTCAAATGATAAAATTATCGGTGGTTTTACAGATAAATGCAGAAAATTCCTTGACAAATGCTATTAATCAGTTTATAAATAGATTTATAGATGTCCTTTACCCTCAGGAGGGAAATGGCCATAATCTATGCGCTGTAACCCCCCATAAGCAGGAAGCTTTGTGGTGGGAAAAAAATTAA
- a CDS encoding HU family DNA-binding protein, translating into MNKAELVAAIAERTEFSKKDSEKALKAFIDVVSEELAKGGKVQLVGFGTFEVVDRPARTGRNPLTNEPMMIAASKAPKFKAGKALKDIVNA; encoded by the coding sequence ATGAACAAAGCAGAATTAGTAGCAGCTATCGCAGAAAGAACAGAGTTTTCTAAGAAGGATTCAGAAAAGGCTTTAAAGGCTTTTATTGATGTTGTTTCAGAGGAACTTGCAAAAGGTGGTAAAGTTCAATTAGTTGGTTTTGGTACATTCGAAGTTGTTGACAGACCTGCAAGAACAGGAAGAAATCCTTTAACCAATGAGCCTATGATGATTGCTGCTTCTAAGGCACCTAAGTTCAAAGCTGGTAAAGCTTTAAAAGACATTGTTAACGCATAG
- a CDS encoding RNA-binding S4 domain-containing protein codes for MRLDKFLKVSRLIKRRTVANEACDAGRVLVNGKVAKASTIVRVGDIIEIGFGSKTVKVEVLEVLETVKKDEAKEMIKYL; via the coding sequence ATGAGATTAGATAAATTTTTAAAGGTATCTAGACTTATTAAAAGGAGAACTGTGGCCAATGAAGCCTGCGATGCAGGACGTGTATTAGTTAACGGTAAAGTTGCAAAAGCCTCAACGATTGTTAGAGTCGGTGATATTATTGAAATAGGCTTTGGTAGCAAAACTGTTAAGGTGGAGGTTCTGGAAGTTTTAGAAACCGTTAAAAAAGATGAAGCAAAAGAAATGATTAAGTATTTATAA
- the yabP gene encoding sporulation protein YabP, which produces MEERQEILKGHKLHINARKTATITGVNDVLSFDAGEVLLQTEQGILLIRGSELHVNRLTLEKGEVDIDGKIDSITYSDSTSYGKSGESLLGRLFK; this is translated from the coding sequence ATGGAGGAAAGACAAGAGATTTTAAAGGGACATAAACTGCATATCAATGCCAGAAAAACTGCAACTATTACCGGTGTCAATGATGTATTATCTTTTGATGCGGGGGAGGTTTTATTGCAGACTGAGCAGGGAATATTGTTGATACGGGGAAGTGAATTACATGTAAACCGCCTAACTCTTGAAAAGGGAGAGGTGGATATTGATGGAAAAATTGATAGTATAACCTATTCGGATTCCACTAGCTATGGTAAGTCCGGTGAATCCTTATTAGGCAGGCTGTTTAAATAG